In Miscanthus floridulus cultivar M001 chromosome 8, ASM1932011v1, whole genome shotgun sequence, the sequence atatagagcgcgacttgtagcaaaaggctttacacaaagagaagggattaatTACAacgagaccttttctccagtctcatgtaaggattccttcagaatcataatggcattagtggcacattatgatttagaattacatcagatggatgtaaagacgacatttctcaatggggacttggAGTAACATGTTTACatagcacaaccgaaaggttttgtcatggaaggaaaagtatgaatgggatgccgcctaaagaaatccatttatggattaaaacaagcttcaagatagtggtacttaaagtttgatcaaacaataagaaattttgggtttaaagagaatgtagaggacaattgtgtctacacaaagtttaagaatggaaagttcattttccttgtcctatatgtgaatgatatcttacttgctagtagtgatgtcagtctactactagaaacaaagaagtttttgtcctcaaaatttgatatgaaagatcttggtgaagcttcattcgttctagggatcgagattcaccaagatagaagtaaaggggtattaggactgtcacaaaaggcatacatagagaaaatcttaaagaaattcagtatgcacaaatatagtctctcacctgctcctatagtcaagggcgacagatatggggattttcaatgccctaggaaccaatatgagatcgatcaaatgaaaacggttccatatgcttcaactgtcggaagcttgcaatatgctcaagtatgtacgtgccctgacttggcatttgttaccgggttacttgacagattccagaacaatcctggaatagaacattgtaaattggtaaagaaagtcttgcgttatttgcaaggaacgaaaggcctcatgatgacatatagaagatctgattcactccatatagtgggatattcagattctgattacacgggagatgatagaaaattcacgtctggatatgtattcactctcgtagggggagctatttcatggaaaagctcaaagcaaaccgtcactacatcgtccataatgtataccgagtttgtagcgtgttatgaggcaacggggcaggtgaactggctaaagaagttcatactcggtttaaaggtggttgacgacatctataggccactaaagttatactgcgataataatccggcagtacagtatgctcacaacaataagtcaagtggtgcggtcaaacacattaacataaagtattatgttatgaaagataaagtctgggatcaagtcataagtcttgagcatataagtacaataaagatgctcgcggatccgcttataaaaggcttaccacccaacgtgttcagagaacatgtagccggcatgggtttaagggaaagcctataattcctagacaaaagaaggcccaaagataagtatatatttcagaacagagtagtatgttgtagctgttaaatctatcgacaatggaccgtgatgatgagacatgctctatgcactaatctgtaatggaataaacaaaagtaaatgatatgaaagtaaaagatggaaagagatcaagGGGAAGATTTTTAGATTGATCTtaaacctaactggacccaacggcccagttagGCCTTTGATTCGCACCTTGATCGGGGGcacccagcccaccatggctggagggcccctgtcaccctgcgctataaaaagaggtgggggcggCGGCTCTTATcatgaggttgacctgagccgacctccccagcgacaaaccctaaacccgatctaagtgaggggtgcagccagtgacgggaagtaccTCCACCGCTGCACTGTGGCGCCATCGATCTTCACCGCCGGCACCGCATCTTCGACCCGTCTTCCCCGACCGTCACTGCTCGTGCGCAGACTACATTAACAAACCCGATGGTGGCCTCCGAACCCTCCCCCTCTGCCGTGTCAAGTTCGGTACCTTCCcccttccctctctgtctcttTAGTTTTACCAGCACTAGGATGTACAACGTCTATTTTATCCCGAATAGAATCAGTCTATGGCTAGATCTATGATTCTAGTGTTCCTACAGTTATGACAGTTTGGACCTCTATAGACTTTTACAGTATCACCACCAGTTAGCtcctctttttttccttttttactatATCGGCTATGTGTAATTTTGCCCATTTTCTTTTTAACCTTCTTTGTATCGTGAACTCTGTTGTAAAGAATTGTTCTCAAATTAATAAAAGCCAGTAGGGGATTACCCCTCCTGTATTCATAAAAAAACTATATCGGCTATAGGGGGTTATTCACATGATAGGAGTGCTCTTTTTCACTATTACttttctaaaaataaataaaattacgGAAATGCTGGGGTCAGGGCGACCGACCATCCGGACGCCCCCGTTGTCGTCGGCCGCGACGGTACGAAGGGCCCACCTAACCTGGATGCCTCCACCAATCGACTGTTTGAAAAAAAATGTTCGGCTGTCTTCTTCACTCCCTATCGGAACCATTTCCCCATTCACATTGGCCACGTCCGCCGCGGCATGCATTTCCACCACCACACCATGGTTGCCCTGGCTCCTGCTTCACCGCGCTGCGCGcgctcctcctgctcctcttccGTATGCCCGCGCCCGCCGCTCCTGCTTCGCGCGCTCGCCCTATTGCTCCTgccgctgctcctgctccgctACCCGCCCCACCCGACGATGCCGACAGGCGCTGTCAGCGCAAGGAGAAGCGTCaggccttggcgtggaagccctcCGGCCTTGCCTCCTGCTACGGCTGCGGCACGCCGGCGCCCTGATGTAGGCGGCGGAGGAGGCCACACCGGGAtacgatgcatgttgcaagtgtataattcaaatgtttcagttgttttagaggtatgttgaaagtgtttcatacggatgttgcaaaagtagatcaggatgttacaaaagtagatcaggatgttgtatatgttgcaatggttctacacgtatgttacaagtgtatgtccccaatgtttcatctgttttttcagacctatgtgtgcaagtgtgtttatctcgatgttgcatatgtttcacacatatgttgcaagtgtgtttatctactTGTTGCGTATGttagcaatggttttcaagtattttttgcaagtgtttcatctgtctttagacgtatgttaccagtgttgcatctgaatgttttaaaagtagatcgggtggtGCATATGTGATGCGCGTGGAACGACACCAACGGTCCCTATGGGTGTGGGCCCACGGCTGGGCGCGTGAAAAGTAGGCataagcggggggggggggggggggggggcggctagGAGTGCAGGCGCGCGCTGGGGAAACGAATCAGCCCGGGCCAGCACTTCCGATAAATTTACTTCTCATAGAGcactagttttttttttagaaattcatAGAGCACTAGCTTATATTAAGAAAATTAGAAGCAGATCGATCTCTGTCAAACCATCTGTAGCGCCAGCGTTCGTCCAGCAGGTTGATTTGGTAGATGGGCCGTAGAGCCCCAGTATCCTCCAAAGGAAGTGCGGAGCGATGGGCCACGTCCTCTGGCCTTTCCAGCCCAACACTAGATGGGCCGTAGAGCCCCAGTATCCTCCAAAGGATGCGGCGGGGGCTGTGGAGCGCAAGAACTTGGTCTGAGAATTAAAGTTTCAGCAATGTTCTCACATCATCCActcgaaaacaaaaaaaaaaagcaatgtTCTCACATCCAAAGTCATAAGCTTCTTGCTTTTATTTCTGGAGACCCTGTATATGTAAAAACGTGCAAAAAAAATATATGTAAAAACGTGCAAAAACATTTCCAGAGGTGCCATATTTCGTGAATAATGCTGCAGATTCAGTATTCAGTATTGGTGGTGCAAGGCCCCTCCAGTGTGATAATGCAGATTCTAGCAAAACTTCGCTGCAAAAATCCTTCAAGGCTTGTGGTATTATATATTTTGTTGCTTCCTGATAATGTTCCCTCATACTTTCATGATTTTTTTTGTCTGTTGATTTTTTTGCAGACATCCAATTATGCAGATGCAATTGCTCTAAAAGCAGAGTAGCAGAATGGAGCTGCATGTGTTAGGAATATGCATTTCCCTGTTGAGTTTCAGAACATGTTGACTGAACATTTTCGTTGTCTTTTCAAAAAGTTTGTATTAGCTTATGTAAGCTCGGCTGTTCATCATCGTCGATGTTTCAATTTGTTGCGGATACTTACAAAAACTTTGGTCCATTGGTTGCTAGGTGCTACTATATACTACGGCTGCTTGGTGTCTGCAAACAGAGCCCGATGTCTCAGTTGGAGTAGCAGGTTTAGGAAAACATGAGAAGAACGGGCATCCATAATAAAAAAAGTCGACACCAATCAAGTCAACCTATAATCAACTTAATATCGTTTTTGTGAAAGATCATAATCAACTTAATGTCAACAGAAAATATTTTAGAACACGCTGGAGCACAGGTTAATGAGTTCTGAGAGAGGTAGGATAATCAATTTTGGTTCAATCAACCAAATTTATCCAGTAAGCTTTAAATACTAATGTAATGTGAGATTGTAAAACGTGCTAGATCGAGCACGGGATAATGGAGTCATGACAATCACAATTGAAACAAATGATGGCGTGGCTTTCAGAAACAGAACACACGCATATATAGAGAGATAACGGAGTATAATGTCAACATGTCAGAGCTGAAATTTAAGACAGTAGATTACACTGTAGCAGCAGCTAAGAAAAGATAGAACTAGCAATATATAGGAAGTGGTTAAATCGAGAAGAATAAAACTTGCAGAAATGTCACGAGGTGCCCCCATCAACCTGCCGATCCGGAGTGGTACGGGACTATAGCTAGTTGTCTTCCTTGTCCCACGGCCTGTGGTGTTAGAGGCAGTAAATTTATGTGATCAATGTCCTAATAAAAACACAAATTCAGGCAAATACTCATAGGAATTGAAAAGCAAAGTTATCTAAAAAAATGTACCTGTGTACTAGGGCGCAATGCTGGTTGACTCGGATGACCATTAGTGGCGTCTCGAAACATAGCACAGAAAACATCAAACCTGGCAGAGCCGCTCCTTGTGGTAACCTCTCCTtatacgccctgttcgtttgggctggtttagcttataagccatggctgaaagtactgttagctagtttagtgtgagagaaaattaCTGTTTGTTGgatgataagccatggcttataagtcagatacgagcaagcgaacatgctgatagTCTCTGGAACATTTGTTCCATCATTGCTGTCACTTTGCAGCTGCATGTTGGAGCTGCATGATCGGACTTCGGTAATTTTTGAAGACTTTCGAAGGCAACTGCAGGTTACTTTCTTCATGGACGTTATTATACTACTCAGCTAGAGTATTTGGACAGTGAGGAACAAATTTATTTTCGAAGGCGCGCAGCCATTTATTGATGCTGTCAAATTGGTTTTTCGTCAGGTGTTTGCCATGGTTATCCATCGGGCGAAGAAGAAATACTTTCCGCAAATTGCTTCATGGAGAGATACTCTGTTGTAATCTTCTTAATTATCTTTCTCTCCTTTGTTTCTTGAATCGCTTTGTACAAACGTTTTCTACTTTTCAATAAAAATTTACAGTAGAGGTTGATGCTTATAGTCTCTGGCCCCACCCAATCCGGAGGTTGATGCTTGCGAGATGCTCCAGCCCGATGGGTCCAGTTGCTCTGTCACATTCAGTCGGATCGATCATTAACCACATTTCTTGGAGGTTAGGCATTGCCCCGACCTCGAATTCCAGGTGTGATGTGCTTTTTATCTCCAAATCAAAATGTGTGAGAAGCTTGGGCCTCCTATCACGATGCCTTCTGTAGGGATATCGCCTTCCACACGCAGgctgagtatgatgaggttgggtAGCATGCCCATGATGGCTATGTCATCCCACATGAAATGGGACACCTCCTTCACCCCAAATCTCAATTTTTGAAGGTTATGGAGACCTCCGATCCACCTTGGAACTCTGGAGAATGTCCATCCCGCCACATCAAACACATCAAGGAAGGGGAATGgaggcaaaacccaacttctgaGGGCATCTGCGCAGCATGAAAATGGGTAAGAATTCACACAGAGCATTCTCAAGTTGCAGAGCTCCTCCAGGCAGACATCCATGTCGTCGTCATCGATATACATGCACAGGCTGGTCCCTCCACAAGACAGCTGAGCTCCAGCTCTTCCAGATTGGTGAGCTCGCCAAGGCCCTCAATAGTTTCATCAGACGAATCTGCCGGCAGCCTAAAGCGCCTTAGAGTACGCAGCGACTTCACCTTGCCAATCCCATCAGGCAACGTCTTCAAGCCCCTTACAATGAAATGGGACAGGCATGGCAAATGGACGATATCTGTTGGAATGCTCAAAACATCAAGGTCAATTTCCAGTGTCTCTAAACGATGCATTCTCCGAACCTGATTAGGTAGCACCACGAGGCATTCCTGTCCACTAAGATACCATGCCTCACTTGCAACCTTTAAGTATCTCAGTTGCGACAGCTGACTGACACATGTAAGGTCCACCCTCTTTACATGCCTAGCAAAACCAAGTAAGGAACCTCAACTCCGACAAAGGACGCACACAGTTTGCCCCAAAGACAGACAGAGATCTAACTTGTGATAGACGATGCCGCCTACCAATGTCGGTCACATCAGCTGCCGTTTCATCCTCTTGCGGCACTCGGTTCTATACAAGACCAGATACACATTATATATGAGTtaagaaagtcaaatctcacatataattataaataagggtaatatcaataaacaatgcttaatatataacgtacttagtataaaaaatataaccttagatagcaaacagcggaaagacaactcagATCTTCGGAGGAAGActccaattcacagggacaactaactgcTTGATCACAAGACTAACTcttccagactagcaatctggtacccatatgagatttttctaaagatttaaaaagtaaagcaagcgtaagtacatgccgtactcaacaaatataacatggggttcatgaggctcaaaaggttgacactggtttaactgcgattagcttttaatgagtcatcttttagcaattgggtggcaacaagtttattcacaagcccatgtaaacacatgatcaggtaaacatgaataatgaatagcataaatagtaatcattagtgaacatcttcatcataagtatcatcagtgttcatcatctattccgtaagggttccaaggccgttcgtgaccgtgagcatggctgatataccagctttacactctgcagaggttgtacactgtCACTGTGAGTCGTAATTTATCCTTTCGTCCGagatagctaatctcttgacccatttccaaggaaggtcgacagggtttactatgaagtctttcaaaggtttgtctaaaagttagagccattagattcactcggcaaacagatataggaaccacctgtcgaatgacacaattccatcacgactatacacataagagtagaggctgtcatatacccaattcgtcaagccattcttacgtcaataaagataacctctaacaagctagaaaaggtcctcatactgagctaaagccagagccatgtaaccCTCATAGCTGtcctgtaagtcccggatgatcacttacagataagtccttagggagaggaatctagagcaccataaaatagcccaatgctctagccccctggtttCATGTTTCGCCCAATGCGAAGGTGTATTAGCCGATCTGAGCCGTTGGATCAAAGATGGACGGCTCCGATTAGATGGGAAGGGGAGAGAGTCATCGGCGACGAGCTAGGTTGGCGACGAGCTAGGACGGCAGCGCACGGCGAACTCGGACTGGGGATCGGGAGAGACCGTGAGGGCACGGTGATGGCGCAGGGCTCGCTCGAGCGGCTCGGGAGCAACGGCGATGATACGGCGAGCTCGTGCAGGCGCAAAGGAGCGAGAGGGGAAGGATACAAGATATCGGCGGCTTTCTTACCTTCATGCGCAGCTCGGGAACACGGTCGCAACGGTAGAAGAGCAGCGACGATGGAGATCAATGCGGCGGCGGCGTTTCTAGGGTTTTGGCGACGTGGCAAGCTCAAGCAAGGGCAGCTGGGCGTGCTATGGTTGCGGGTAGGGGTGCGGCGCGGCTCAGGGCTGCCTTTTATGAGGCCAAGTTGCGTAGGACACATGCCAACGACGCGGGGCGAAGGCGGACTCACCGGACGGAGTTCGAACAGAGCACGGTAGGAGGTAGCGGATGGTGGCTGACTCCTAGGGCTGAGTTGTCAGCCAGATAAAGGGAGAGAAGGGATGCTGGGCCTCGGCGGGGATGTGGACCGCACAAGCTGAGGGCGGAGCTGGGCCACTGCGTTGGCCTAGGCCTACGGAGAGGGGAGCTGGAGCGAGCCACGGAAGGGGGGAGAGAAAAGGCCGAGTGAGCCAGAAAGccaggaagggagagggaggaaaaAGAAATTCCTTTGTAGtttcttaaacacattttcaaatccaaattcaattcaaatttaaatccttttgaaATTTTAATCAAACCCAATCATCACAAATACTATGCAGCAGCacgtatgcacaaacatgtaacTAGACCTTATAGTTCATTTGAATTTaataaagttattatttttctaagcttcatgagcacaaaaattcaaaattaaatccttttagctctattttcgaaagtacaaaatttagggtgttaaaattctaccccccttaagatgaatcttgtccctgagattcgaaagacgtcgactaggagatagggatactctgtctttggattcttctttacttcctcatgtagctccatcgtcttgataaggattcTGCCTTACTCTGCATACCCGTTAACCTTACTCGAAGTAACTTGCTCTACTAATTCCAAATTTTGACagatactccaaacaatactcaggtaactccaatcactaggccacattTCCTTTTTAGTTCATACTTATTAGACCtctttcttcatatgttcaccttccaaCGGAGTCTTCTCACTTTCTTGGTCCGAAGTAGGTTCTATCACCAACTTTACAACATTAAGGACTATATATGCTCAGGTCAAGTTTCTCAACTCTCAAACACAATTCTAAGTCCACGTAGAACcaactatagatgtctcatatctTCTTCCCAAGGTGTTTGTTCCGCTACATTACCATCTGAAAACTCACaatccactttactatcctcacaGGACACACCTTCTAATAGGTCATTCTCGTCTTCCTCAGGTGCAAGTTGAATACcatcatactcaattctttctcctgacggtgtcgttagaagcaccgaacgttgagcatacttaatcactcctttacaagcaaATAACCATCCCcttccaaggataacatcaatgtccattaactaaaaaactataaggtttgcctcgaagttctttccttttatgttaagactaacttttgggcatatgcaGTCTGCCTTCATTACTCCTcttggggacttaactatcactagTTTCCTCATCAGAAGTatagttatcttatgatcttctaCACATCCCTAGTTATGAACGAATGTGACGCACTGGGGTCAAGCAAAACCATGACAGGGGCAGAGTTTACTAGAATCGTACCAtaaacaacctccttagctccatgagcggTAATCAGATCTACCATGTTCAACCTGCCTTGAATGTAGTTTCGCTTTAACTTATTTCCTTGCACCTGCTCCTTAGGGACAATCTGTTTTGACTCCTGCCGTTGTTGACTCTGGCTTTGATTACTCTCAGCAAGCTTCTCAAGACAATCGTTCTTATAGGGTTCAATCTCcccacaatcataaccttccttACTAGTATTTGTCGTTATCAAGGTGATAGTGGGACATGacagacatggctcttgagagctaaaatgctgcacttcatcattaggttgatgatactgatcttgatcattacttccaagtagattcatagggtgtgactgataTTCTGGTTGTGTAACGAAATGGAGACGAGTATTTCTTAACTAGCATTGAAGGTCacactttctcttcttctcttccatctctcgacacttgttctcaattacaattgCTCTGTCCACCAATGTTTTGAAATCAGGATACACAACAGTCATCAACTGCAATTGAACTCcattcagtcctttcaaaaagcGTTTCTGTTTCTTAGCATCATTATCCACTTCTTCTGGAGCATAGCGCGACAACTGAGTGAACACGTCACGATACTCACGCACAGTCATAGATCCTTGTTTGAGAGCCCAAAACTCATCTGGCTTGGGTTCTACCACACCTATGGGAATGTGGTATGACCTGAAGCTCTCGCTAAACTCCTTCTAAGTGATCTGTCCAACATTATTGGGATGTCCATACTGGTAAGACTCCCACAAGTCTTATGCTACGCCCTGGAGTTGGCCGGACGCAAAAAGCACCTTCTCATGGTCATCACATtgagctatgtccaattgtcACTCCACAGCTCTAtgccagtcatcagcttctagtggttcaattgtatgagagaatgtcggtggTTGTCCCTTTATAAATTCACCGTGCTTGTCAATAGGTGGCGCTTGATGTTGATGATCCAACACTCTTTGAGCAATAGTCTGTAATAACTGAGTCTacgtcatcaaagcttgctctatagatgggggATTGGATGGtggtggattagaattggcaggATTCCTTTCAGCACCTTGTGATGCACTTCTCCTAGTATCAACCATCACAGAGATAGTCGATGCTTCCAAATGAATAACTAGAACGTATGAAACTTCATCTTGCTAATTCTTCAACTTAGCTACCCCCCTAAGAAAAattaaactaggggacacaaaaagggtagcttgcaccttcttctagatgagctaactagtatcaagacgttctgaTATCCCAAATACTctcgtgtatgggcaagaacaagaaatctgaaattcctcgcgagcagaaaaacaacagCGTAGTAAAACAGTTGTACTCTCATTTTGTTAATCCAATAAAGTTGTACCTTATACGGTTGGAAAGTTTATAAAATTCTTCACAACTtctttatagaacacttttccaaggcaagaacaagaaatctaaaattcctcgtgagcagaaaaacagcagcgtAGTAAAGCAATAGCGTAGTAAAACAATTgtactctcattctgttaatccaataaagttgtaccttataccgttggaaagcttataaaattctttACAACTtctttatagaacacttttccaaattatgCAGTTTAGGTAgttgaaaatagtgcacaacagaaactgctcTAGCTTTTAAACAACACATGTGTACCGTCTTATGATTTTCATAACTCTCAAACCACCATAGCTACCAAGGTGATTCTTGCGGTCAGAGAAATATATGGAAGTATACTATTATCTAGAATTTTTccatgatttttggtcatccaaGAATAGATATATAGGTCGATAAGGACAGGTTGCTCCAAAAGACATGATAGGGAAAATAGGAGataaacgaaacccaactatttattgcattaatccttatgccttaggcctataaactaaataaaattatgagaacacccaagatcattgcaatcactacaaagattcaaaacaagcagaAACATAATTAtaattcaacaaagcaataaagatgcacaactcaatcaatGACTCAACTtatgatactatcgtcctcattatacTAGCGGTAACAaacctaagactcatcttcagattatgcaagaaggtgatgagagacagttctaaaagcatatcaaatcaaggagtgaagatgagaacaaaaactttaaaataagcatcaaggtagagatgaataataaggatagagatatagtagagaagaaaatatgaagattcatagagcaagggtttttgtagtaatttctaaaccttagaacgactagtttctactaggcttatgTCCCACAGTcagtattgctctgataccactttgtagcatctgattttaagaacaaaaccatatacacaccatatgtgagcctaggaaatcaattctcacatatagctacaaataagggtaatatcaatagacattgctcaatatataacatacttaatataaagaatataaccttagatagcaaacaatagaaagacaactccgatctttggggaaaaactccaattcacagggacaactgactggttgatcacaagcctaactcctccatactagcaatctggtacccatccaggattttttcaaagatttaaaaaataaagcaagcataagtacatgtcgtactcaacaaatataacatggggttcatgaggctcaaaaggctgacactggtttaactacgattagcttttaatgagtcatcttttagaaattgggtggcaacaagtttattcataagcccatataaacacatgatcaggtaaacatgaataatgaatagcataaatagtcaTCATTAGtgaacatcttcatcatcagtatcatcagtgttcatcatctatttcgtaagggttccaaggccgctcgtgactgtgagcatgactgatataccagttttacactctgcagagattgTACAATTTTACTGTGAGtcctgatttaccctttcgcccgaggtagctaatctcttgacccacttccaagtaaggtcggcagggttcactataaagtctttcaaaggtttgtctaacaagttagggccattaaattcactcgacaaatagatataggaactcccctgtcgaatggcacaattccatcacagctatacacataagagtagaggctgtcctatacccgattcgtcaagccattcttacgccaataaaggtaacctctaacaagctagaaaagatcctcatactgagctaaagccagagccatgtagccctcatagttgtactgtaagtcccggatgatcacttacagataagtccttagggagaggaatctagagcaccataaaaatagcccgatgctctagccccctggtttcatgttgctaaaaagcatcttttagtgtttattacatataccattagtcaagttacaagatcatggttgtagttgagcactagtatcatactacccaatgcaattccccataggtgacaaggaatccaagatatcaagtaacTAGAAAAAtttactacagttgccaaggtagacatatgcatatgattaaattattaaagtggataggacaacaaggaagatcccatgctacacttgccttagactcagatccttcttctagtccaaaccttcaatggaactccttcttgatcaacacataaagctcaccgactagatatgatcataaagcaccacacaagcatccgaacaaacatgcatagcattcaacataactatattagaacaatacaccaatcagtgaaaaagaatttgaaatcaaatctacacgttgctacgatcacacagacgtgaaaagcactctaatcgaagcGTTGgtaaaaaagatacatctaccgatagatttgctttatacgtgtaaaagaaaactataggctttatttattttaatcataaaacatatataagattttttaggaaaaaatatCTAAATTtttttaagccaaattatatttgtattagaaAACCAACATAAGATTAATCTTCTTTTATTTACAAAAGACAGAGGTGAAAATCCCTAAGTCACTTTTAATTATCAAAATCCAATTGtataatcattattcaagttaggatttaaaccatgaaattccagagctcttgacatggaaaacattgatactaatgcatagattatgttgttacgaatctaacgcaacttaaacgggtcaaatcggagttaaaacagagaagatatggcctaatgaagatagtg encodes:
- the LOC136469396 gene encoding disease resistance protein RGA5-like, which gives rise to MAAAVVASISMGVMKPVLSKLTTLMGDEYNKINGLRKEVSFLRRELSDMVALLDKMDNADELDPHVKRVDLTCVSQLSQLRYLKVASEAWYLSGQECLVVLPNQVRRMHRLETLEIDLDVLSIPTDIVHLPCLSHFIVRGLKTLPDGIGKVKSLRTLRRFRLPADSSDETIEGLGELTNLEELELSCLVEGPACAYALRSWVLPPFPFLDVFDVAGWTFSRVPRWIGGLHNLQKLRFGVKEVSHFMWDDIAIMGMLPNLIILSLRVEGDIPTEGIVIGGPSFSHILIWR